The genomic stretch GGCAAGCCCGCAATCCCCTTCTGTTTCTGTCTCTCCCCTGAACTTCGCGTGCATCGTTGCTTACACGGGCGAACGACCTCTGCAGAACTCTGGCCAGGCTCTGAAAACGCGGTGTGTTGAGCCGTCGCCCCGGCCGGAAGAAGCTGTGAAGCACGGTCCGGTCAGCTGTCTCCGCCGGGATCGAGACCAAGGGGAGTGCGCATGTCTCAGCTCGGCTCGCGCGAAGACAGGGTGGTCCGGCCGGACCGGCCGGACCGGCTCGACACCGATGTCGTCGTCGTGGGCGCGGGGCCCGTCGGGCTGATGCTCGCCGGGGAACTGCGTCTCGGCGGCGCCGAGGTGACCGTACTGGACCGCGGGGAGGCCCCGGCGTCGCGGCCTCGGCCGCGGTCCTCGGACCTGCACACCCGCACCATGGAGATCCTCGACGGCCGGGGCCTGCTCGGACCCCTGGGCAGCCCGCCCCGCGAGATGCGGGGGCACTTCGGCCGGTGGGCGGCCTCCTCGGGCGCCGATGTGCGGCGCCGCTTCGAACTGCGCGGGCTCACCGTCACCGAGGAGCACGTGGAGGCCGAGGCCGTCGGACCGGCGGGACCCGTACGCGTCCGTGGCCGCTACCTCGTCGGATGCGACGGCGGGCACAGCACCGTACGGCGCCTGACGGGGGCGCGGTTCCCCGGCCGGGTGCTGTTCGCGGGCGACGCCGCCGACCGGCGGGCGCCGGCCGGCGGGCGGGCGCTCGACCTCGGACTGCAGGACGCGGTCAACCTCGGCTGGAAGCTGGCCGCCGCCGTACGGGGCTGGGCGCCGCCCGGCCTGCTCGACAGCTACGACACCGAGCGGCGCGAGGCCGGCCGCCGGGTCCTGGCCACCATCAGGACCCAGCCGCACCTGCTGCCCGGCGGGCCCGGCGGGCCCGGCACCGATCCTCCAGGGCCCGGTACCGACCCACCACGGACCCTGCTGGGTGCGCGGATCCCGCACGCCCGGCTGGTCACGCCCTGGGGGCCCGTCATGACCACGACGGCCATGCTGCGCCCGGGCCGCGGGCTGCTGCTGGACCTCGTCGGCAACCCGGCCCTGCGCCGCGCGGCCCACCCCTGGGCGGACCGGGTCGCCTTCGTCACCGCCCGCCCCGAACCCGGCGCACCGCCGGGCCCCCTGCACGGCACCGGCGCGGTCCTCGTACGGCCGGACGGCCACATCGTGTGGACCGCACCGGCCGGTACCGGGGCCGGCCTGCCGCGGGCCATGCTGCGGTGGTTCGGCGCCGGGCAGCCGTCCCGACCCCCAAGCGGAATCGGGGACTGAGCCGGACGAAACGAGGCCGGAGCTCTGTCCGAGGGCCGTCGAGCGGAGCGCGATCGGCTCTCCGGAAGCCGTCGGGACGCTCTTGGCAGGGTGACGCCACAGCCGTGCCGCGCCGCTGGTCCGGCGCTCCCGCGCCGTGCACGGACCGACGGTCCGGCCGGCACCGACGAGACGGGGCGACCCCACCACCAGGAGGCGACCGGGCCCCTCCCTACCCCAAAACACTTCCACCCCTCGCAGAAGGCGGTACGAATCATGACACTGCAGACCACCAGCACCTGGCTCGAACGGTTGCCCGACCTCCCGGCCCTGCGCGCCGCGGACACCGGGGCGCGCATACGGATCATCGAGCAGTACATCTGCCAGGAGCTCACCGAGACCCTCGACATCCCGCCCGCCTACCGGATCAACGTCCGTCGGCCGCTGCGCAGCCAGGGAGTGGATTCGATCATGGCCATCCAGCTCAAGCGGAAGCTCGAGACGGCGCTGGGCGTCACGGTGAAGGCGGCGGACCTGCTGCGCGACGACAGCGTGGCCGAGGTCGCCGCCCTGCTGTCCGCGCTGATGCCGGACCGCCGGGAATCCCAGCCCCAGTTCGCCGCGGCGGCCGGCGCGGGCCGATGAGTAATGCCTCCGGGACGGCCCGGATCACCCCGCCGGACCAGGACATGCACCTCTGGGTGTGCCATCCGGACCTGACGGAGGAGAACCAGCACGCCCTCGTCACGGACGAGCTCGACGCGAAGGAGCGCAAACGGGCCGCCGCGTTCATCAGGCCGAACGACCGGCTGACCTACCTGTCCGCCCACATCGCGCTGCGGCGGCTGCTCTCCGCGTACACCGGCATCGCGCCGGGCGAGCTCAACTTCGGCCGCGACGCCTGCCCCTGCTGCGACCGCCCCCACGGCCGGCCGGTGCTCCGCGACTCGCCGCTGCCGCTGCACTTCTCCCTGTCGCACAGTCACGGGGTGGTCCTCATCGGGATCGCGACCTCGACCGTGGGCATCGACGTGCAGCGGGTGCCGTCGCTGGAGACGACCAACCTGTGCATGCCCGATCTGCACCCGATGGAGCAGAAGGAACTGGCCGAGATAGAGGTCGACACGGACCGGCAGCTGGCCTTCGGCCGGCTCTGGACGCGCAAGGAGGCCTACTTCAAGGGCCTGGGCACCGGGCTCGGACGGGAACTGTCCGCCGACTACCTGGGCACGGACGAAGGGCCGGACGTGGCCGACCGCCCCGAGGGGTGGATCGTCCAGAACCTGCCGAGCTGCCCCGCCCACGTGGCGGCGTCGGCCCTGCTCACCGGCGGACCGCACGAGATCACCGCCCGCTTCGTGACGATGGAGATGCTGACGGCCGCCGACGCCCTGGAGCTGATCGCCTCGGAGCCGGCGATGTGCTCCGACATCGAACCGTCTGCCGACCGGTAGCCGACATGGACCAGACAACGGGGAGGAAGTAGCACCGTGGTGACGACACAGCAGGCCGACGGAGCCGGAGCACCGCCCGACCGGCTCGGTGAACTGGCCCGCATCAAGGAAGAGACCCGCGAGGGCGCCAACCCGGCGGCCACCGAGCGCCAGCACGCCAAGGGCAAACTGACCGCGCGCGAACGGATCGACCTCCTCCTCGACAAGGGGAGCTTCACCGAGGTCGAGGGCCTGCGCAGGCACCGGGCGACCGGCTTCGGCCTGGAGGACAAGCGCCCTTACACCGATGGCGTGGTCACCGGCTGGGGCGAGGTCGACGGCCGGACCGTGTTCGTGTACGCCCACGACTTCCGGATCTTCGGAGGGGCGCTCGGCGAGGCCCACGCCCAGAAAATCCACAAGGTCATGGACATGGCCCTGGCCGCGGGGGCCCCGCTGGTCTCGCTCAACGACGGGGCGGGCGCCCGTATCCAGGAGGGCGTCTCCGCGCTCGCCGGTTACGGCGGCATCTTCCAGCGCAACACCAAGGCCTCGGGCGTGATCCCGCAGATCAGCGTGATGCTCGGGCCGTGCGCCGGCGGAGCCGCGTACTCGCCGGCGCTCACCGACTTCGTCTTCGCCGTCCGCGACATCTCGCAGATGTTCATCACGGGTCCGGACGTGGTGCAGGCGGTCACCGGGGAGCAGGTCACGCAGAACGGCCTGGGCGGCGCCGACGTCCACGCCGGGGTCTCGGGCGTGGCCCACTTCGTCTACGACGACGAGGAGACCTGCCTCGCCGAGGTGCGCTACCTGCTCTCCCTGCTGCCCTCCAACAACCGCGAACTGCCGCCGGACGTGCACAGCGAGGACAGCGCCGACCGGCACTGCGACGCGCTGCTCGACACGGTCCCGGCCGACGGGAACCGCTCGTACGACATCCGCGAGGTGATCGCGGAGATCACCGACGACGGCGAGTACATGGAGGTCCACGCCGGCTGGGCGCCGAACCTCGTCGTGGCGCTGGCCCGGCTCGGCGGCCAGGTGGTGGGGATCGTCGCGAACCAGCCCGCGGCCATGGCCGGGGTCCTGGACATCAAGGCGAGCGAGAAGGGCGCGCGGTTCGTGCAGTTCTGCGACGCCTTCAACATCCCGCTGGTCACGCTCGTCGACGTGCCGGGGTTCCTGCCGGGCGTCGACCAGGAGCACCAGGGCATCATCCGGCGCGGCGCGAAGCTGCTGTACGCGTACTGCAACGCGACGGTGCCGCGGATCTCCGTGGTCCTGCGCAAGGCGTACGGCGGCGCGTACATCGTGATGGACTCCCGCTCGATCGGCGTGGACATCGCGCTGGCCTGGCCGACCAACGAGATCGCCGTGATGGGCGCCGAGGGCGCGGCCAACGTGGTCTTCCGGCGGGAGATCGCCGCCGCCGACGATCCCGAGGCCATGCGCCTGCAGAAGATCGACGAGTACAAGACCGAGCTGGTGCACCCCTATTACGCGGCCGAGCGCGGCCTCGTCGACGACGTGATCGACCCGCGCGAGACCCGCTCGGCGCTGATCCGCTGCCTGTCGATGCTGCGCACGAAGGACGCCGCGCTGCCCCGCCGCAAGCACGGCAACCCGCCCCAGTGAGGAGGACCCGGAGATGACCGAGGTACAGGTACGAGACGCCGCACGCGAGAAGCACCACCCGTTCCTGGTGCGGGTGGAGAAGGGCAGCGCGAGCCCGGAGGAGGTCGCCGCGCTCACCGCCGTCCTGCTGGCCAGGGCCGCGGCACCGGGCCCCGCCGCGGAACCGGTCCACCCGCGGCGGCCGGCGGCCGGCTGGCGCCGCCCCGAGCGGGTCGGCGGGTTCGACGGCCCCCGCACCTGGCAGGCCCGCACGCACCAGCCGAACGCATAGGGATCCTGAGAGCACCGAGAAGGGACCAGAGCATGCCTTCGATCGACGAGGACCTCGTCCGGCACCTCTCCGGACAGCTGCGGGAGCTCACCGACCGCGGCGAGATCTCCCGGCTGTGCGACCGTTACGTGAGCCACATGGACCGGGACCGGGACGACGACGCGTGGCTCGGCTCGGTCTTCACCGAGGACGCGGTCCTCAGCTTCCCCTTCGGCGAGTACAAGGGGATCGAGGGGCTCGTCGCCTTCCAGGAGATGGGCCGCTCCAGCTTCGCGCGGAGCCACCACATCAGCGCGAACCACGAGATCGACCTCGACGGCGACCGGGCCCGGGTCCGGGCCCACACGCTGGCCGTGCATCTCAAGCGGCGCGAGGACCCGGGAACGCACTTCGACGTCGGCGGCCACTACGAGGCCCTGGTGGTGCGCACGGAGGAGGGCTGGCGCATTCAACGGTTCACCTACGAGGTCGTGTGGAGCAACGGCGAACCGCCCGCGGTGGGGACGGAGGGCTGAGCCGGGGTGCTCCGCGCGGGGGTGTCCGCGGGCAGGACGGCCCTCGCGCGCAGGCCGGGATGGACTCCGCGCGCACCGAGTTCGAGGCGGCCTCCGGAGGCGGCGAGCAGGGCGGCGGCGATCGTCAGTCCGAGCCCGCTGCCCCGGCCGCCGCCGCCCGCACGGCCCCGCCAGAAGGGTTCGCAGGCGTGGGCGATCTCCTCACGCGTCATTCCCGGGCCCTCGTCGCAGACGTCCACGGCCACCTCACCGGGGATGTCCCGGCCCACGGACACCCGTACGGTCGCACCCCGCGGGGAGACCTTGAGCGCGTTGTCCAGCAGGACGTCGAGGGTCTGCTCCAGCGTGCCCCGCTGCTGCAGGACGGACGCCCGCTCCCCGATGATCTCCAGGTGCGTGCCGGCGGCCCGCGCCGCGGCGGACCAGGCCTCCACGCGCAGGGCGGCGACGGCCAGGGCGTCCGCGGTCTCGGCCCGTACCGCGGCGTGCTCGACCGCGCCCCAGGCCAGTACCTGTTCCAGGACCTCGGAGAGGCGCGCCACTTCGCGCAGGATGGCGGCCACCTCCCGGGCCGGCGCGGGATCGGCCGCGTCCCGGAAGCGGTCCTGGAGGAGTTCGAGGCGCAGTCGTACGGAGGACAGCGGGCCCCGCATCTGGTGGGCGGCGGCCACCGCGACCGTGGGCTGCTCCGGCTCCCAGGGGGGCGGCGCGTTCGTCGCGTTCACGAGGCCCGCGCCTGTGGGACGGTCAGGCGGTAGCCGACGCCCCGGGCGGCTTCGATCCAGTCGTTGCTGCCGAGCTTGCCGCGCAGGGAGCCCACGTGGACGTCCAGCGTGCGGGTGGAGCCGAACCAGTTCTCGTCCCAGACCCGCGCCATGATGTCCTGGCGTTCCATGACCGTGCCGGGTTCCTCCAGCAGCATGGCCAGCAGCTCGAACTCCTTGCGGGTGATGCGTACTTCCGTGCCGTCCAGGTACACCTTGCGGGCGCGCCGGTCC from Streptomyces sp. NBC_01264 encodes the following:
- a CDS encoding 4'-phosphopantetheinyl transferase family protein — its product is MSNASGTARITPPDQDMHLWVCHPDLTEENQHALVTDELDAKERKRAAAFIRPNDRLTYLSAHIALRRLLSAYTGIAPGELNFGRDACPCCDRPHGRPVLRDSPLPLHFSLSHSHGVVLIGIATSTVGIDVQRVPSLETTNLCMPDLHPMEQKELAEIEVDTDRQLAFGRLWTRKEAYFKGLGTGLGRELSADYLGTDEGPDVADRPEGWIVQNLPSCPAHVAASALLTGGPHEITARFVTMEMLTAADALELIASEPAMCSDIEPSADR
- a CDS encoding nuclear transport factor 2 family protein, which encodes MPSIDEDLVRHLSGQLRELTDRGEISRLCDRYVSHMDRDRDDDAWLGSVFTEDAVLSFPFGEYKGIEGLVAFQEMGRSSFARSHHISANHEIDLDGDRARVRAHTLAVHLKRREDPGTHFDVGGHYEALVVRTEEGWRIQRFTYEVVWSNGEPPAVGTEG
- a CDS encoding acyl-CoA carboxylase subunit beta; protein product: MVTTQQADGAGAPPDRLGELARIKEETREGANPAATERQHAKGKLTARERIDLLLDKGSFTEVEGLRRHRATGFGLEDKRPYTDGVVTGWGEVDGRTVFVYAHDFRIFGGALGEAHAQKIHKVMDMALAAGAPLVSLNDGAGARIQEGVSALAGYGGIFQRNTKASGVIPQISVMLGPCAGGAAYSPALTDFVFAVRDISQMFITGPDVVQAVTGEQVTQNGLGGADVHAGVSGVAHFVYDDEETCLAEVRYLLSLLPSNNRELPPDVHSEDSADRHCDALLDTVPADGNRSYDIREVIAEITDDGEYMEVHAGWAPNLVVALARLGGQVVGIVANQPAAMAGVLDIKASEKGARFVQFCDAFNIPLVTLVDVPGFLPGVDQEHQGIIRRGAKLLYAYCNATVPRISVVLRKAYGGAYIVMDSRSIGVDIALAWPTNEIAVMGAEGAANVVFRREIAAADDPEAMRLQKIDEYKTELVHPYYAAERGLVDDVIDPRETRSALIRCLSMLRTKDAALPRRKHGNPPQ
- a CDS encoding acyl-CoA carboxylase subunit epsilon is translated as MTEVQVRDAAREKHHPFLVRVEKGSASPEEVAALTAVLLARAAAPGPAAEPVHPRRPAAGWRRPERVGGFDGPRTWQARTHQPNA
- a CDS encoding FAD-dependent monooxygenase produces the protein MSQLGSREDRVVRPDRPDRLDTDVVVVGAGPVGLMLAGELRLGGAEVTVLDRGEAPASRPRPRSSDLHTRTMEILDGRGLLGPLGSPPREMRGHFGRWAASSGADVRRRFELRGLTVTEEHVEAEAVGPAGPVRVRGRYLVGCDGGHSTVRRLTGARFPGRVLFAGDAADRRAPAGGRALDLGLQDAVNLGWKLAAAVRGWAPPGLLDSYDTERREAGRRVLATIRTQPHLLPGGPGGPGTDPPGPGTDPPRTLLGARIPHARLVTPWGPVMTTTAMLRPGRGLLLDLVGNPALRRAAHPWADRVAFVTARPEPGAPPGPLHGTGAVLVRPDGHIVWTAPAGTGAGLPRAMLRWFGAGQPSRPPSGIGD
- a CDS encoding acyl carrier protein; protein product: MTLQTTSTWLERLPDLPALRAADTGARIRIIEQYICQELTETLDIPPAYRINVRRPLRSQGVDSIMAIQLKRKLETALGVTVKAADLLRDDSVAEVAALLSALMPDRRESQPQFAAAAGAGR
- a CDS encoding sensor histidine kinase; its protein translation is MNATNAPPPWEPEQPTVAVAAAHQMRGPLSSVRLRLELLQDRFRDAADPAPAREVAAILREVARLSEVLEQVLAWGAVEHAAVRAETADALAVAALRVEAWSAAARAAGTHLEIIGERASVLQQRGTLEQTLDVLLDNALKVSPRGATVRVSVGRDIPGEVAVDVCDEGPGMTREEIAHACEPFWRGRAGGGGRGSGLGLTIAAALLAASGGRLELGARGVHPGLRARAVLPADTPARSTPAQPSVPTAGGSPLLHTTS